The sequence AGCCTGGCTGCAGCGTTTTGCACAGACTGAAGGCGAGCCATGAAGGATTTACTTAGACCCGCTAAAAGGCTGTTACAGTAGTCTAAACGAGAAGAAATAAACCCATGGACAATCATTTCTAGTTCCTTCTGTGATAAAATAGATCGCAGCTTTGAAATATTCcttaaatggtaaaaacaattACGAACTAACAGTTTACAATGATTGTTCAAAGACAAAGAACTATCTCAGACAACACCCAAACTTCGGAGACTATTTTTTACCGAAGGGTTTAAAAACGCAAGATGCTTCCTGATTTCAGCGATTTTATCGTCAGGAGCAACAATAAGAGTCTCAGTCGTGTTTGCATTTAACTGCATGTAGTTGTCATTCAGCCATATTTTGATGTGAGACAGGCAGTTACTGAGTTCAGTCAAtttatatattcacaccctgAAGATTCCACTGTActcttgctaaatctttacttatgtgtgtgttgcttacccctgctgaggttttttgtactatttcagactctattctgctaagaatagagtctgaaatatgatttttttcccctcctatcttactttacctaaatgtgtgatttcattacttttcatagattttcagatttctcagaaggattaccagcaaaagccaattattattagtatttgaaaattttacaACAGCTGTTTtcacaccaatgaccagagatttttagatttcttagaaggattgtattacaacaatttcataccagtgaaagataaacattattagtatttaaaaagtctggacctaccagtgacccagcttctctacttagacttcagtgagttcccatgactgttactatttgaatgatgggaccacagctgcctcatccagcgacctcaaggattaatattatcatttttcttgtaacagaggatgaattccttaccacagaggacttaattagctaattacctctattagaaagattggattagaaccagctcttaccagtaaatccccaaggattattaatgtcatttgatttgtttttctgtatcattgtaatgtttttcctcatgtgcagcactttgagtgcctttttgctgaaaagcactatataaataaacttgacttgacttaataaaggatataatcatttgaaaactgtttctatttagtcaggttatctttgttggaaaaattacatttgtttGATTATGTTAAACATGCAAGAAAACCTGGAAAATCATTAGAAATCTGTAAAAGAGTATTGCACAGTGGAGAAGAAGTGTTTGGGGTTAGTTTTGAAGCCCTAACGGTGACAGTGTGCTGTGTTCAGGTGTGTAAACACTCACGCTATCTGCAGAGCTCGGGTCCCCAGCACTCTGGCCCTCTCATACTTGGTCATATACGGTGTGGTGATCCTCTTCTGGTTTGCCTGCTTACCCTCTCCCGCAGGAAGGATCTGGACATTCTCCTGATCCTCCTGCTCAGAGGAGAGAAAACACAGAGGTTCAAACTGGACGGCTGCACCACATAGACACAACAGAAACCCCGGTTAGATTATCCACATTATGTTCGCCTTATCATCCATACAGAGGGTTATTTTTTTATCGGCACTTACGTCTTCAACGTTCTCAAGATCGTCTAATCCCTCATCCTCCTCGGCGTAATCGAAATCTCCATCATCGAAGCTACACATTTATTAACACATGTGTTAGTTAACTCGCTACCCCTAGTTAGCATCAAGGTTAGCTCATATGCATATTTCCGCAAACAACTAGCTTAATGTTTTCTGTTAGTGCTGAGTCAGTACTTACTTATCCTCGTTGTCGGACATGTTTTATTTGGAAACGTGTATTCCTTGTAACCGCTAAAACTGTTAATCTATTTCAGGTACACTTTTTGTTGATAACACTGGCTCGCATGAGCATTACATGTAACTTCCGGTTCATTGGTCCGCCAGGAAATAATCCGTGTGCGTAAGGAGGAGGAACATTTGAGTTCTGGTTCTTctcctttattttataaaattgtaTGCTTTGTACCACTGCCATCATCTGGAGATATCAAGTTCCACATTCTTTACACAATTAAATTATCCATATTTCACGTAGTTATACTTAACATTATTAATACTTCTGGCtgagttttaaacttttttctttttctaccaAAGGTTGAGATCATCTGCAAAGAGTataaatttttaataaataaaccttttaatttcCTGTTTTCTCCTCTCTGTTATTGTGAATAAAGAAGAATAAAGAATTGTGAATAAAGAAATGTCTCCTGGCAAGTTCTGTATTTTctatattctgttatttttcaacATGACTTTTGCTTCTTGTCTCATAAATCAGAATATTGAGGAAAGGtatagtaattcaattcaacaaGTGAAACTTATATTGATTCATTATTCCTTATTGACATTTTCTATTCATTTTAATGATTACAGCTCCCAGCTAATGAAAATCTAACATTTTGTTCCTCAAAAAGTGTAAATTTCACACAAGACTAATAAGTAATTATATTTAATGCAGAAACTTTACGTTATTGCCATGTTATCATCTACACAATCAAGGGGAAGACCTCTGACCTGACAATTgaccagcagacagtcactgacacacTTCAAAAAAAGGTTAAGCCATGAAAGGATGGTTttatctaaacattttaatggaaagttgagtggagggaaaacatgtggtagaaaaaggtgcacaagcatcAGGGTCCACAGCAGCCTTGAAAGGTTTGTTAAGCAAAgtccattcaagagtttgggggagattcacTAGGACTGTAGCTGGAGTCACTGTTTCAAGGGCCACCAGACACTGACCTATCCATAACATAGGCTATAACTGTCACATTTCTGTTGTTAAGTCACTActgaaccagagaccagggtcaGTGTATACCATTATGGTTTCTGACTTTTTGATTCTTCTTGCTCTGTGAAGATATCATTGCCATCTGCATCAGTTTTGGTCTCTTTGTTCTCTTGAGCCCCCAATAAGATCCAGAGTTTCCCCCTGCGTCCGGTTAAACTGAAGAGTTGTTCCTCCCATATGTCACCTTATGTTTGCGCTAAATGGGGACAGCTGAACATCACCATTGGAACACTATacccacagtaaaacacagtGGTGACAGCCTCATGATCTGGAGTTACTTCTCTTCTGATGGAAGTGGGGTTTTTTGTTGAGGTGGATGAAATGATACTCAGTGTCCTTTAAAACAGATTTGTCGCCTCTCCCCAAACCTCGGTTACATGTTTCAACACACTATGAAACACCAATACTGTAAAAGATTATGCATATTTATCATTGTAGATCTATCAAGTAATACAGATGGGAAAACATTCGATCATAATGTTAAACTAGGATAAAAAAGCATAATATAAAATGTGAAGCAGCAGATAAACAGTAATTATGAAGCCAGTCTATGCCAAACAAAGCTGAATCATTAGTGAATCCAAATATAACTGCTCGTGTTTGAAGATTCAAGAACGATACATGGAATAACACCATCAGTTTTATCAATGGGCCTAAATGGTGGGACAGATATTCTGTTTGGATCCTTTGGATTCTTCTGGATTTAATACAGACACTCGGCAATTAGAAAACAATGTGCAATTAATGGCTAAGaacaaaataagtattttacaaataaaagtttaaatccGTATATTTAGCATTGTCTTGTTGAGTGACCTAGAATAtgggttgttattgttgtaagaCAACTTtctcagttctttttctccactGGCTCCTTGCTGCTCTCTGTTTTGTGGTTCAGCATTTTAAAGACTTTTGATGCCTTAAGCTTTCCTTTAGACTTCTTCAGCTCTTTCAGCACCTCCTTCTGAAAGCCTGCGAAGAATCCAGGAGACCTATCAGTTAATAATGAGGTCCCTCATAAACGTAGTGCACAGGACACCTTTGTAAAGTAACTTTGTatgtaaaaagcatttttactgATATCTCACCCTTGTTCCTTGTGCTTTCAACATCTTCATCTCTTTctctaaagacaaaaaaaaaaaaaacatcgttTTACACTTTCACCCGGTGAATGTtaacaacattctttgtttttcccCTGTATACCTGTCCTGATCCAAGCTGCTGATGATCTGGTTCCTCTGTTCAATGATGGTGACCAGCTCGGCCATCAGCTGCTCTTCTCGGCCTTGGTCCTCCTGACTCCAGTCTttctctgataaaaaaaaaaaaaaatccatggaAATTTAACAGAGACCCATGAATCAAT is a genomic window of Girardinichthys multiradiatus isolate DD_20200921_A chromosome X, DD_fGirMul_XY1, whole genome shotgun sequence containing:
- the LOC124863181 gene encoding DNA-directed RNA polymerases I, II, and III subunit RPABC2, with the protein product MSDNEDNFDDGDFDYAEEDEGLDDLENVEDEDQENVQILPAGEGKQANQKRITTPYMTKYERARVLGTRALQIAMCAPVMVELEGETDPLQIAMKELKSRKIPIIIRRYLPDGSYEDWGCDELIVTD